Part of the Zea mays cultivar B73 unplaced genomic scaffold, Zm-B73-REFERENCE-NAM-5.0 scaffold_562, whole genome shotgun sequence genome, AAACGTCCTGTCCTCAGTTCCTCGATGCATTCACGAGGGAAATTCGTTTGAAGTCGGTGATTAGGCAGACGCCCCATTGTTCGTGGTGTTGCAATGAATCCAGTGGATCAGCCTCATGGCTCGGTGAGGGGCTTTATGCTGATAAATAGGATTCTTGTTATAATTTCTGTGGGCTCTAAGCTCCTCCCTGACTAAAGAAATCTAAAGTCAGAAGCTTCCATTCTAAAAACTCATAAAGATTTTCTGACTTCTTTACACGGGATGTAGAGCTTTTGCCTCAATCCTTTCTTTTCCTTAGCTATTCTTTATTAGCATGAATCTCCATCTATTCTTTTGGGGAAATTGAAAAATCATTAAAAGTAAATGGACCCAGGAGGAGTGAATTACAGCTTTCACTCAATGCACTTGAGAATAACATCTAAAAAAAGTAACTATACTTGTAACCCTTGGTGTCTTATATATAGTTAGCATATTGTTTGTAGGCATCCATAAGTGATTAACGATGATCCTACTTTGATACCACTCCAAGATTTTACGGGTGCTTTGAATATAGATGGTAATTGAACTGGACATGTCCTGGGGGAGGTAGTAATGGAGGGGTCTCTGGAAAAAGAACATGGTTTGGTTTATAGGTGGAGGCTTACTGAAATAGACCCTGTTGTTTCTGATGTAGGAGTTGGGGATGGAATGATTGATTCAAGCTCTGGTGGTACTAATCATGTCTCTGGGAGTAAACCAACTGGAGCGGCAAGGAAACATGCAGTACTGGAGAGGGGATCTCATAGCAATACTGATTCAAGTAATTTCAGAGTTACCAGAGATGCAATTGGTTTCGAAATATGTATTAAAAAATGGTAAACTAATACTGACTATTCTCTGTGGATATCTGGTTGGACACCAAGCATTTTTACCCCCATTTGAATGCAGAGTCAGAGTATAGACAGCTCAACAATGTTGTCATATATTTTTATACCAAATTAGAGTGCACAGTCATTTTTCTATTTATGTTCCCAGAAATTCAGTTCACTAGGGAACACCTTACAGGTTGGTCATGGGTCAGGATTGGATAGCAAGAGTTGTCGGTAGCCGGCATTAGGTAAAAGGAAAAGCTCTATAAAAGCGAAGAAATGAAATCGAAGGATACTAGCACTTCTTTCTATACTTGTAGGCTTTCTTTCTTATATTCAACTTCATGAATTCGCTATGCTAGGTTCATTCCATCCATCTATCAGGTTTGAGTAGGTAGGCTCTTTCCTTAAGAAAATGCACGTAAATAAGTGAATCCGAAAAGACCAAGACTTGAATGAAGCCCATTTCCCAGGCTAGTTGTTGCCCATGTAGAATAGCCAAAAGTGAAGTGCATAAAGTGCTATTGTAGCCAATCTTTTTCTATAAATGGCACCACCCGTCTCGCTAACTTCACGTAGAAGCTTCCTTTCCCGGGTTATAGAGCAAATCCTTGTTCTAAAGCTTAATCTACCCCTATGCTATGAATGAACAGATCCACGAGCTGAGAATCCCATATTCTTTAAGCCAATCCGCCATATCAGCCCTTGTTGAACAACTTAATAATCCGGAGAGAAGATGCTTCTCGGAAGACGATGGAAATGAGGAACGAAGTTATCCTTCCCCTTTTTTTAAGGCACGGGCTCAGGTTACGTACGGATTTTATGCAACAAATACGATACATACGGTGTAGAATACTTTATTGCTACTGGCTTTTGCCTTTCACGGATCTCGCTGCGCGCCTCAATCGTATCTTCTCTTGCGCGGAGCTAGAAGATCATCGACTCTTTCTTTCGCGTATGAATACAGGGCCGGGTCTACGTACCATACCAATGAAACACACAGACACCAATTCTACGCCTATCTGAGTTTATGCTTAACGAAAGAGCAAGCACTTGGAAAGGAGAGAAAAGGTCGTCCCTTTACTCTATTCCTGACGTTAGGACGGATACTTAACTAGTGGGAGGCCTTACGAGGGCTAATCTACTATACTACTTGACTCACGAGTTGCTCAAATCATCTCTTGATTCGGAATCACGGGATCGGTAGATGTCACATAACTTGATTAGTTAGAAAATGATTATGCTATCGGCTTGATAGAATAAAAAATATGAATAATACAAGTGCCGGTCAGCTAGCACCTTTGGTGACATGCTGTTCCCCACTAGTCTTCTTCGTACATGCCCATGGGGTCATCCCTAAGGCCTATTCAGCACTGCACACTGGGTAGCACGTAACTAGTGGTCATGCTTACTTCAGATGTTCTCAGCCCAGCTCAGTCTATCACTTAGACTTCTGATTTCGTGCTGTGTTCAACAAGCTAGGAACACAAAAGAACGCTTATCCTCTTAGGGTAGGGGCCACATTCTTGCATACTCTTTTGGATTTGACAACGTGAGTTCTAAACTGAGCATAGAGCAAATATCTCTTGATAAAAGAGAAATAGCAAAGGGAAATGTGCTAGCTGATAACTCCTACTATTTCGCTTCGCGCCTCTGCCTCGTTTTCAGTGAgatatgcccatcatagagaaTCCAAGACTCCTCACTTGCCTTGCCGCTTCGCGCCTGCCTCGTTGACTGATCTCGTACAATCACTTGCATTTTCCTATGTGGAAAACTTAGCAACTACTCTACCCTTCCCTTAGAGTAGAGTGGAACTCACAGTGTAGCGAGCCACCCATAATCGGCTTGGAAGTGTTGCAGCTCGCATCCATCAGACCTGGAAATACGCTCTCTTTCTGGAAGTCACTGGCCAAGTATGACATAGAGAAGATGGATGAAATTCGATAaaaggccgaaggcgcgcctcgaAGCAACCGTCTACTACTAGTTTATATGACTAGCTCTTATACTATACGAGTTCCTGGTAAACCACTACTTGTGTAAAGTAAAGTACTCCGCTCGTTCAACTTGATGATGATCAGTTTGAGCATGTTCAGCAAGTTCACCAGTTAGCTTTCCCGCCTGCTTGCCAACTAAAGCAAGGACAGCTATCATAGATAGAAGCCTACGTAgggatactacagacaaactgctaTATAGAGTGGCAATAATAGCAAGGGAGGACTATTTAGTGAAAAAGCGGAAAAAGCCTTGACAGCCGACGTAATTTAATGCGCATTGCCCTTATAGAGTGGATTGTGCTATTTCTACTTAGGTAATTGCCTTTCTTTAAGAAGAAAATAATAGCCCATTGGACTTACCATGCATTGGAAAAACGATCTAACTATGCCTCCTAGATAGACAGACTTTCTATATATACTCTCTGAAGTCTATATTTGCTACACCACCAAACAAAAAACAAAGTAAGATACGTACTACTCGACTCGACTACACAAATAACCATAAATAAGCAAAGAACGGGACTACACACAATAAGTAAGAAGCTAAAGTCTGAAGCTATTTGTTGAAAAGCAAACCCAACTTGATAATTAATTGAATGAGCGAGCCCGCATTGCTACACGAGCTTAGGCCTCAATCAAACACTAACTAACCACCCGCTAACAAAGCTATAAATGCTGGAAAGACACTAACCAGAGGACAGGTAAAAACACGTCCCACTTCTTTTTCTTTACCAGCTTTGGCTTGCCCGTCACCCCTAACCCATTCACATTACCAAGGTTAGATAGATAGATGAACGGGTTCTAACTATTCGCATCTAGAGAACGCATCCCTGCCCTTCAAGCTCATGGTAAGAAGCAAGCTATTCAAGATCTCATTCTACTCTGGCACACCCATCCCGGAGGCTGTATCCCACCATAAGTCTACACCACAAACAGAAACAAACGGACCTGCACTACTTTTTTTAAAAGAGCAGCGCCACTACCTTGGCTTTCCAATCTGAACCGGGTATGGTATGCGGATCTAAGATAGAGAAATCAGGGAAACCAAGCGGATTACCTACTCCATATTTCTAATGTGCTCTAAACCCAGAAAATGTTGAAACAGAGTTTTATGAGCAATTCTGGGTCTCTTCTCAAGCGGCGGAGCTGTTCTCGCTTCCATatttcaactcatttccactcacTCAACTCAGCGCAACCCGATTCAAGCTAAAGCAGCTGTTAGACGTTGAGAATCTTTCTCTTCCACTGTTCTTGTCAAGTCAAATAAGTTAGGCGAGCTTTAGAGcaataaaatcaatgcacattctttaGAGTGGAGACAACCCTCCCCCCGGATAACGACGAGACACTAGTAAGCACCTTTTTTCGAAACTGGATAACGAACCGTCAGAACGGGCCTTATTTACTTATCATCTGAAAAAGATGGTAAGCTCTTACTTAACTCGAGTCAATGCCAAAACCCGGGAAGCAGCAAGTGTCATTCTAAGCCAAAATGCTGTTTTTTACCCGAGAATCTACACATGTGCAATACTTGATGGATTGAAGGAAGTCAGAGGGAGAGTTCCGTATAGGGGGTGGTGAAGGGGCTCAACAGTTTCGAACCGTAGTGATATCACGCCTCGGTCGCACACATCTGGCTTTTGGGGTTCGGGATCATAGCGTGAGCTATGGCCAAGTGCCTCCATTCTTCCTCCACGGGATCAAGGCGATAAATACCAGCTTCTTTCCTCCACGGGATTCGTACATCGGATGAGGATTCCTACAACGGTAGATGAATTCTAGAAAGGGCAAAACCTACGGGTGCACCAGGACGAGTACCTTCTTTTTATTGATCCACTGGAATATCTACTAAAGGAAATTTGCCATACACTTGTTCTGGTTCCTTTCATCGGCGTTGTAAGCGCGTTCTTATTCCGTTTTCTTGGATGTTTTAGTCAAAAAATAAATTCTTTTTCTGGAACTCGCAATCTGGAGGATTCGAACCGTAGTGAGATTATCTAGCAATCTCGAAATATCGTATCTACTAGTGCCGGGGGGAGGAATCGAAATCTATATGCCCTCTCGGGTTCTTCCCTTTCCACCAGTCACTCGGAAATCAtctctcatttacttatgatgccGACAAGCCACGAAAGGAGGAACTTCACGATTGAACTGGGCTCGCCTCCACTTCTGGGCTTCAACCAGCTACTCAGCAAGAATTAGCACAACAGCTAGCACACTTTCGAGTTGCACTTACCGTCTCTCATATCCGTGAGGAAGGAACATGTGCCACTAGAGGCTAGAAATACTTCTCTTGTCAATTCAAGGAATGAGTCAAGGCAATACCATCTCGGAAGGCGACTCATATACAGAGAAGTCTGCTCACTCAGGTCTAATCTCATCTAGATGATCGGTTATTGGAAGCCGTTCTACAAATCCATGTCCTTGGATCTGACCTTCTCTTTAGCTTTTGGAGTAGTGACTTTCCCTTTGCTTTCTTCCTGTAGGCAGTAGTAGAACGATACTAGACCCTCTATCTCCTTCCTTAAGTACTAGTATCCCATTCATTCCTTCACAGCTGTTTCACCAGATCTTTGCTTGGAAATATTCTTAGGTTGAATGGTTTGGGTGGCCATCCATATATATCCTATCATCACTCCTCCAGTAAGTAGGCAAGGCATCCGTACTATCCCTATCCTGGTTCCTGGCTTTGCTTTATCCATCGAGACAGACAAGTCAAGTTGTTTGATGCCAGTTCTCATCTAGCCATTTCTCCGGTTCCAATGATAGGAGCTCGCGCTTCCATGATCCCTACCTCTCTCTCCTTTCGGCTAGTCATTGGAAAGCTTGCTTCCTAAAAGGTGCCAGGAATAGGCTATCTAGAGGAAATAGAGACTACACTGAGTGTAACAGTCAAGCAGGAAAGTAGACTAGAAAGAAAGAAAGCATGAAAGCAGGATTGGGATTAGCCAGAGCCAGTAGATCCTCAAGTCAAGGATTTGGGATTATTTGGATTCGCCCTAGTATCAACAATGGATTAGTATTGCTTCTATTGATGGCCAGGCCTGTCTATCTGAGGGAACTACGGATTCATAGGCAAGACAAGAAGGGGAACGGAACCGTATAGGGAAATTGAAACAGTGATGCAAATCGGGATCTCATGCCAGGAAAGATCAGTTGTAAGCTGGAAGCAAGCTTTCTTCTCAGGTATTGGAGCAACATTGAGAAATCCTTAGCGAAATAGGTGTAATGGAAAAAGAAGTGCTTCGAATCATTGCTATTTGACTCGGACCTGTTCTGAAAAGAGGTATTTCGAATTGCTTGTTGACACGGAGAAAGTAGGGGAAAACCTCTGCAAAAATGTCCATATTGACCTTGCCTTGGACATAGAAGAGTTCCGAATCGAGATGGAATTCCTGGGTTCGAACCTTATCTTAAGGGAGGTATCCGGGTCTATTTGTTAGGGCTATGTTTCTGTAACTAGACTAGTTTCCTGATTCATAGGTTCTAGTTCCTGTTTCTTTTCAGGCTCAGGGTCATTCCTGGTTCTCAATTGCGCATATATCAAGAAAGGAAAAGTAGTAAGCTGGACTGGTTCCTTGCTTTCAGGGGTGCTCGTATACTTTACAGATGAATAccttagcattccggggtgttagcTTTCCTTGGTTGATACGGTTTCGCCCCTGCCTGGAAAtccaaagaaaagaaagccaggtCGTCTATTTAGAAAGGAAAGGGCTAACTTGTGGAGCCATTACTATACTAGTCGGAGTGGCAAGACTCACTAGAACGGATCCTCTTCTCCCATCAGCTATGGAAACATACATCCTAGTAGCAATGGATTAGTATTGAAACGTCCAAGGCTTTCTGTGCGGCGTATACTAGCTCTAAATATTTCCATTCATTCATACCTGTCTCTCTGGTTTCACAAGTCTAAGGATTGGTGGCTGGCTATTGGTGTAAGCATTCCAGGATCTTACTGTTTGTTTGGGTGGATACGGTTGGTTCTTATTGCCCGGTCTAACCATTCTTCTTTCTTAGCTTTGGGTGTTCCTTAGCCTAAACAGAAGCATAAGCAGATACAGATACAGATAAGTCTGCTCAAACAGACACTACTAAGTCCGCGTCCGCTCACTCCGCTCTGGTTCCACCCAATActtaacttgatttctttcttagTTGATCCTGATTCGACATTAATAGTAAGTATATTGATTCTTCCCCAATATTGGATGCAAATCGCTATAAGCAATAGCAACGAACCTGATTTGGATTCTGTAGTAGATGAATCCAGGCTGTATATAGCTGGAGAGAAGGTGTCTAAAAATCAAAAATGAACCCATTTAGAGTAGAGAACGCAACTCCAACAGGCAGGCTCTAGGTAAGCTGAATAGGGATGGAGTTAGTACTCGGCAAGAGCAGGCTGCGAAGATGCAAGCTACAAGGCAATACTATATGAGGTAGGCTTTCCCTTCTGTTGGATCAGACACTGAATACCCGGCCAGATATATGAGAACATGGAAGCTTCAAAGGCCTATCCAAGCACACTAGCCACATTCCACTTTCGGTATAGATACAGAAAACCCTATCCTTCTTATTCTACAACTTTCCTTCCATTGGTTTTATCTAGTGGTACCATTCACATTATTCTTTCTACGTTCAGCAAGCATTAGTCTTCCCTTTAGCAAGTAGAAAACGAGGATCTGTTCTGATCGCAGATTCAAGGTCTATTCCTACCGCTACAGTTTAGTTGTACCTTCCTTTGTCGCCTGACTCAAAGAAAGACATAGATACCCGAAGAAGAGATCCATGGAAGGAGGAAAGGTGCTGCAGCAAAGACAGATACTTATACTTGGACAGCTTTTTTTCGCAATGAAAGGCAGAATTGGAAAGTATTAGTTGGACAGTACTTGAGGTATCTTGCACAGTAGACAAAGAAAAAACGACAATTTGGTAATAAAATCTACATGGTTAGAATTGCCATAACGACTATATTGAGGAGTTTCTGAAACGAGAATTCTCATAGATGATACGAAAAGCAATGTACTAAAAGCAGGAAAGTAGCAGTTCTGGGAAAGTGAGAAAGCAAATCCCTCAAAGAGTTGAAGTTGACAGCCGTCTTTCAAGTGGAGGTGCAACAAAGAAAGCCATCCATCTTAGCAGGAAGTATGTCTATCTACCCTAGGAAGTGAAGATTACAGGTACGAATTCACAAGTAAGGAAGAAAGACTAATTGCTGTTTTCAAGGATCGCCGAAGAGATGAACTAGGTTATTTACGGGAAGTCGTCCAGGAGCACTTCGTTAGATTTGCATGTGTTAAGCATATAGCTGAAGTAGCCTAAGCGCTTCAACCTGCTCGCTCTTACAAGACGAATCTCTTTCTATACGCAATTGAAACTAGAGTCTACTCCTTTCTGGTCTGAAATCTCAGTGGAGACGGTAAAGATTAGGTGCCTTTTTTCTTGCAAATTCTGGATGGCGTAGTCCATTTGTTTTGGACGGCGTAGTTTCGCAGCCTATCTAGCCAAGAGCTGGAGTCGGGTTGACCCGTTATCTCTTCCCATCGATTGGAGATCGATCCCAATGATAGCACATTATCCCATCCCAATAAAGTTTTTTTCTCCTTTACTTTATTGTTATTGGTAGTGTAGTTTCGCCGTTGCTGGTGAAGAAGCATTCTTATCCCAAGAAATAGTGGTACTCATTCTCATTAGTTTAGTTTTGCTTCTCATAAATTTAAAGCGCTTTCTTTTAAAGAAGCATCAGGTTCCATCTTTCTTTCGTTAGTTAAGCCACCTTTTTCTAAGAAGGATTTTAGTAATTCAGGATTAATAGTACTTAGAATGTTTTTTTCATATTGAGAAATTCTGTCTAGTGGCATTCGATCACAGAAGCCGTTGACAGCAGCATAAATAACAACAATTTGTTTTTCAATTGGAAGTGGCTCATATTGTGGTTGTTTGGGCACTTCTGTAAGCCTTGCACCTCTATTGAGTAATGCCTGAGTCGCAGCATCAAGGTCTGACCCAAATTGAGCGAAGGCGGCCACTTCGCGATATTGTGCCAATTCCAGTTTTGAACTACCGCAGACTTGTTTCATAGCTTTCAACTGAGCGGCGGACCCGACGCGACTGACGGATAAGCCAACGTTAATAGCTGGTCTAATTCCGCGATAAAAGAGCTCTGTTTCCAAACAGATTTGTCCATCTGTAATGGAGATCACATTGGTGGGGATATAGGCCGATACGTCTCCAGCTTGTGTTTCAATCACGGGTAACGCAGTCAAGCTACCTGCACCTGTCTGGTCCGATCGTTTAGCGGCTCTTTCTAAGAGACGGGAATGTAAATAGAAAACATCCCCGGGGAAAGCCTCACGGCCTGGTGGTCGGCGTAACAATAATGACATTTGTCGATATGCCACCGCCTGTTTACTTAGATCATCATATATAATTAATGCATGCATTCCATTATCGCGGAAATATTCCCCCATGGCACACCCAGAATATGGGGCCAGAAATTGCAGAGGAGCTGGATCCGAAGCGGTGGCTGCTACAAGCATGGAATATTCCAAAGCATTCGCTTCTGACAGAATTTGAACTAATTGTGCCACAGTCGAGCGTTTTTGTCCAATCGCAACATAGACACAATACAATGTCTCACTCTCATTTGTGCCCCTTGAGTTCATTTGCTTTTGGTTTAATATAGTATCGATAGCTATTGCTGTTTTTCCAGTTTGTCTGTCCCCGATTATAAGTTCTCGTTGACCACGGCCTATAGGAACCAGGCTATCCACTGCTTTTAAGCCTGTTTGCATAGGTTCGTGGACAGATTTACGTTCAATAATCCCTGGGGCTTTCACTTCGACACGTCTTCGTTCGTGATCGCTTAGAGCCCCTTTTCCATCAATAGGTACTCCCAAGGCGTCGACCACACGGCCTAACATGGCCTTTCCCGCAGGAACATCCACAATAGATCCAGTGCGCTTGACAAGATCTCCTTCTTTAATAGCGGTATCACTACCAAAGACAACAATACCTACATTCTCATTCTCAAGATTCAAGGCTATTCCTTTCACACCGCTGGCAAATTCCACCATTTCTCCTGCTTGAATCTCGTTCAATCCGTAAACTCGTGCAATCCCATCTCCAACTGAGACCACTCGACCGATCTCATCCACTTTCAAATTCGTGTAAAAGTTGATCATTCTACTTTCTAATAGAGTCGTGAGTTCCGCAGCTCTTGGTGAGAATTCCATACTTTACTTTACTTTAACAAACAAAGACGATGGATAAATCCGCTTTTCAAAAAGAAAAACCTCGATCTTCAAGGTGCTGGAGGGAAGCATACCTACTACCAGCTTAGTTCAGAGTTGCCTCAGCGCGCTCGAGTAATAACTGGGAAAatcaaggcagtcttgaattaatTAGAAGAGCTTTCTCATCAAAGATAAAATAAACTATATATGAGAAGAGAAGGCTGTGCTTATTTGATTCCCTCCTATTCTTTGATACCGCTTCTCACATAGCGGCGCCTAAGTAGTCACCATTGCCATTGGAGCTTCCTTGCTTGCATTCTCATTTCAGAGTTTGGGACTACCACTAGAACTCTGTGCGCCAGATCAATATTCAAGTCTGAAAAAAACACAACTCGAAATGCTATTGCCAATCGAGACACCTGCCTTTTATTCATTCATCGACCACATATCCTCCAAGGCAGAGAAGTAGGACACATGGAATCTCAGATCCTGGCCTGGCCTATGAACACATTCCCAGAGACTAAtaaatagtatagtatagtatatatAGTATAGTACAGTACGCTTGATGGATCGCATGGACTTGAAGCTGTTTTGGCTGGGACTCCTATTGCTAGTGCGGTTGAAGGCGTTGTTGATGGTAAGGTGATTGGTGATATGAAGACGGATTGCCCGAAACAGAATAAGGGTGAAAGAATGGCGGATAAGGGTAAATCTATTGATGAGAAAACTGCCTCTGAACAGTATGCGATTGGGAGCGGTCTATTAACATGGCTGCACAACAATCAATTGATTGAGATCCACAATCCTCTTGTAGAGGTCGATCTCTCCGAGCATAAAGGTAAAGGATAAAAGTATAAGCCAGTAAACTATGTTAGGTGTCTATTTGACATAAAGGATCTACCGCTCTTTACAGAACTTCCTATGGTGTCCCCTCCGCGAGATTGGAAGAATCGCAGAGCATCAAAATGGGTGAAGGCCTCTGACATGAATCGTCTCACACACAAAGCACGTGATCTATCAGGCGGTTACTTAAATTCTGAGGGAGCGGTTTCTAGGAAGACCACACTGCTATCGAGTAAAAAGGACGAGGGTAATTTTCATATCTACATGGTAAATGATAGTGAGACTGAAGTAGTACTCTCTAGTCTGAACAAGCTGCAGAgcgtacaaaataaaataaatgctAAGTTTTTCAGTATTCTTAGGGATCATTGGGATGATTTAGTGAATATAGGACTGGTCATGCCTAGCATTCTGTCTTCTATTAATAGGAAGGAAGGGGAAGATAGACTCAGAAGGCTCTGGTTGAAGAACAAAAAGATTATGGATTATTTCTCTGTTCAAGACTTGATCAACATATGGGAGAAGAACATTCAAGCGGCGCATTACGAACAATATCTCTTGCAACTAGCCGATGCTTTGGTGGGATATAAGATCTACTTCCACCAATACGGGAGGGATGCGTATTTCAAATCAATCATGAGCTACAGCTTTCAATCATGAAATCCTATCTGGAGGAAGAATCGCTATTCCCAGTTTCCTCTATCCCTGCCAATCCTGCAACAACGGCTAGGCTACATCCTCAGCATCAACAGAAGCAGAAGGCTTGTCTTTCCTCGCTAATAAACTGCTTCCCGAGCTAGAAGAAGGAACAAGGGTTTTCGCCTATTCCATGCAAAAGACGGCTCTACTTCTTTGCCTATTTATTTTCTAACAACCCTGGCCGCATCCTTGACTTCGAAACAACCAACAGGAGTTCCTCCCATCAGCTCAATGGAATGAATTCTCTTGCAGTGCAGCCCTGGTGATAATACCATTAGGAGGTGATTGCGAGTCCACTATGAGATCGGGTACTTCCACTAGTCCTATTCCTTTGCCGGGCATGATTTGTCTATCAACGATTCTCAAGTCGAGTAGACTCTCTCTTACCGCGATGCTCATTATCTTCCGGTTCAGGGAATCAGGACCTACATCTCGTGTGGGCTAGAACCAGCCAATAGCTTGACTCCGTTCACCGCTGCTTCCTTCATCCGATATTGCTAGTCCAACGGAAAGCTTTGCTTAGCTTACTGGACTTAAGAGCTTTCTGACTTGTCTCGAAAAGGCCGTCTCACTGTGTACGGAAGGCTCAGTTTACTCGCGGTCCATTCCACCACGAAAGGGAGAAAGGTACTGCTATCATGGGGAACACCTATCTTTGAAATCCTATCTTTCAGCTAACGCTAGTCTAGTCTCCATTGGAATAAATAGGGCCAGCCTGGCTCAACCAGATGAATAGTTTATCTATCAGCAGGGTCGGGGCATAGCGTAGAAGTTCGGTCAGTCTCCGTTGGCACGGTACACTTTGTTCACTTTGTTTTTAATACGTTACTTTTCGGCTTAATAATAACAAGCATTATTCCTGG contains:
- the LOC118475685 gene encoding ATP synthase subunit alpha, mitochondrial; amino-acid sequence: MEFSPRAAELTTLLESRMINFYTNLKVDEIGRVVSVGDGIARVYGLNEIQAGEMVEFASGVKGIALNLENENVGIVVFGSDTAIKEGDLVKRTGSIVDVPAGKAMLGRVVDALGVPIDGKGALSDHERRRVEVKAPGIIERKSVHEPMQTGLKAVDSLVPIGRGQRELIIGDRQTGKTAIAIDTILNQKQMNSRGTNESETLYCVYVAIGQKRSTVAQLVQILSEANALEYSMLVAATASDPAPLQFLAPYSGCAMGEYFRDNGMHALIIYDDLSKQAVAYRQMSLLLRRPPGREAFPGDVFYLHSRLLERAAKRSDQTGAGSLTALPVIETQAGDVSAYIPTNVISITDGQICLETELFYRGIRPAINVGLSVSRVGSAAQLKAMKQVCGSSKLELAQYREVAAFAQFGSDLDAATQALLNRGARLTEVPKQPQYEPLPIEKQIVVIYAAVNGFCDRMPLDRISQYEKNILSTINPELLKSFLEKGGLTNERKMEPDASLKESALNL